A single candidate division WOR-3 bacterium DNA region contains:
- a CDS encoding cation:proton antiporter, with amino-acid sequence MKYNQHNISIISSIKGKIMTEYMTRFVFQAGIILIAATGSGLLFKKLRLPSVLGEIIAGVIIGPYVLGKIPLPGFPEGLFPFNSAMGFPVSAELYSFATVASMMLLFFSGLETDIKLFLHYSLSASFIGLSGAFFSFLLGDLASVLFLHEPFLSPKSMLLGCISMATSVGVTVRILSERKKIDTPEGVSVISAAVIDDVLGILTLSIVVAVSTSRAQSSSSSSETLFSILSFSIKIIALWLIFTVLSLLAARKIGRALKVFKNKMTFSLLSLSLAFFMGGIFEKSGLALIVGAYVMGLSLSRTDISYVVKESLNPLEAFFLPFFFTIMGMLVDPSIFFVKEIVIFGLLFSLFAFVSKIFGCALPAYITNFNLRGALRIGLGMVPRAEVALIIASFALMSNLFDEKTFGVSMMMAMLSIIVSPPFIDASFKSSKKGIKRDPKGFDEVDTTFDISNPELFSLILSNILVNFSKEGFFITHIQSQDNIHYIRKEKVFLKMSAVEDKIIFKSKKEDVGLINTIAYESFLELFETAQHLKTIAKPEELKKEIITNGFSKNDVNLMKFIDPKCVVVPLKSVKKEEVIKELLEVLFQNGKITEKKFLFEKILEREDMMSTGLENGLAVPHIRTNRVKNVEIAVGISRCGVKFDSIDNKDSKLFFLILSPEAESPHLQILASIGKIFGDSEFLLKISEIKNRDEFFEIMKSIKQPSKTVRSYFGKNNI; translated from the coding sequence TTGAAGTATAATCAGCACAACATTTCCATAATATCGAGCATCAAAGGAAAAATAATGACGGAATACATGACAAGATTTGTCTTTCAGGCGGGTATAATACTAATAGCCGCAACCGGTTCAGGGCTGCTTTTCAAAAAATTGAGGCTGCCTTCGGTTTTGGGTGAAATCATTGCCGGAGTGATAATAGGTCCTTATGTTCTGGGTAAAATACCACTCCCCGGTTTTCCCGAAGGCCTATTCCCTTTCAACTCAGCAATGGGTTTCCCCGTGAGCGCTGAATTGTATTCATTCGCCACTGTGGCTTCCATGATGCTTTTGTTCTTTTCAGGACTTGAAACCGACATCAAATTGTTCCTGCACTATTCTCTTTCAGCGAGTTTTATAGGTCTTTCCGGCGCTTTTTTTTCTTTTTTACTCGGTGACCTGGCTTCGGTTTTGTTTCTCCATGAACCTTTTCTTTCACCCAAATCCATGCTTCTCGGATGTATAAGCATGGCTACTTCGGTGGGCGTAACGGTGAGAATACTCTCGGAGAGGAAAAAAATAGATACTCCGGAGGGGGTTTCTGTAATTTCAGCGGCGGTTATAGATGACGTCCTGGGAATATTGACCTTGTCGATCGTCGTCGCGGTTTCGACTTCACGAGCTCAATCCTCTTCTTCGTCAAGCGAAACCCTTTTCAGCATTCTTTCATTTTCAATCAAAATCATCGCTCTTTGGCTGATATTCACCGTTCTAAGCCTTCTCGCCGCGAGAAAAATCGGCAGAGCCCTTAAAGTTTTCAAAAACAAGATGACATTTTCGCTTCTGTCCCTTTCTCTTGCTTTTTTTATGGGAGGAATTTTTGAAAAATCAGGTCTTGCCCTTATTGTCGGAGCCTATGTAATGGGATTGTCCCTTTCGAGAACTGATATAAGCTATGTGGTCAAAGAATCGCTGAACCCCCTTGAGGCCTTCTTCTTGCCATTTTTCTTCACTATCATGGGGATGCTCGTAGACCCTTCGATATTTTTTGTCAAAGAAATCGTGATCTTCGGTCTGTTGTTTTCTCTCTTCGCTTTTGTGTCTAAAATATTCGGTTGTGCGCTTCCGGCTTACATTACCAATTTCAACCTAAGAGGTGCCCTGAGGATTGGCCTGGGTATGGTCCCGAGAGCTGAAGTCGCCCTGATAATAGCGAGTTTTGCCCTTATGAGCAACCTTTTCGACGAAAAGACGTTCGGCGTGAGCATGATGATGGCAATGCTCAGCATAATCGTCTCTCCTCCGTTCATTGACGCTTCATTCAAATCTAGTAAAAAAGGCATAAAAAGAGACCCCAAAGGGTTTGATGAAGTAGATACAACATTCGACATTTCAAATCCCGAACTGTTTTCATTGATACTGTCAAACATTCTTGTCAATTTCAGTAAAGAAGGCTTTTTTATAACCCACATACAATCTCAGGACAACATTCACTACATCAGAAAAGAAAAGGTCTTCCTGAAAATGTCGGCTGTTGAGGACAAAATCATTTTCAAATCCAAAAAAGAAGACGTCGGGCTCATAAATACAATCGCCTACGAATCATTTCTCGAACTTTTTGAAACTGCCCAGCACCTTAAAACTATTGCCAAACCTGAAGAGTTGAAAAAAGAGATAATAACGAACGGATTTTCGAAAAATGACGTCAACCTAATGAAATTTATTGATCCGAAATGCGTTGTTGTGCCTTTGAAATCAGTTAAAAAGGAAGAAGTGATAAAGGAGTTGCTTGAAGTTTTGTTTCAAAACGGTAAAATTACAGAAAAGAAATTTTTGTTCGAAAAGATATTGGAAAGAGAAGACATGATGAGCACAGGTCTTGAAAACGGACTTGCGGTTCCTCATATAAGGACTAACAGGGTAAAGAATGTTGAAATTGCAGTTGGAATTTCTCGCTGCGGCGTGAAATTCGATTCGATAGACAACAAAGATTCCAAGCTTTTTTTTCTCATTCTCTCACCTGAAGCAGAATCCCCTCATCTTCAGATTCTCGCCTCCATAGGAAAAATTTTCGGCGACAGCGAATTTCTGCTTAAAATATCAGAAATCAAAAACAGAGATGAATTCTTCGAAATCATGAAATCCATAAAACAACCGTCAAAAACAGTCCGAAGTTATTTTGGAAAAAATAACATTTAG
- a CDS encoding outer membrane lipoprotein-sorting protein — protein sequence MIRSTVKISIIIPLSIAVFANLSAVTAEEIAAKLDDLYRSQSSMGKVEMTITTPEWQRTLVFEIWTLGMEKTFVKIVSPEREKDFATLRIGNEMWNYLPATNRVMKIPPSMMLSSWMGSDFTNDDLVRESSYIEDYTFQIVKVENPVQGEIYLEMIPKETSAVVWGKIITAVREGDFLPLWQKYYDEDGNFMREMVFTEIVNFGSREIPSTMEIRPLDKPGNSTVVRFIDIEFDTDIDEGIFSLRNLQRN from the coding sequence ATGATACGGTCAACAGTGAAAATATCCATTATTATACCATTGTCAATTGCTGTCTTCGCCAATTTAAGCGCTGTCACGGCGGAAGAAATAGCGGCAAAACTGGATGACCTTTACCGAAGCCAATCGAGCATGGGAAAGGTTGAAATGACAATAACAACCCCGGAGTGGCAAAGAACCCTTGTCTTTGAAATCTGGACTCTGGGTATGGAAAAAACATTTGTCAAAATCGTATCTCCTGAAAGAGAAAAGGACTTTGCGACGCTGAGAATAGGAAACGAGATGTGGAACTACCTTCCAGCCACAAACAGAGTAATGAAAATACCTCCGTCTATGATGCTGTCCTCCTGGATGGGGTCTGATTTTACAAACGACGATTTGGTAAGAGAGTCATCCTACATCGAAGATTACACCTTCCAAATAGTGAAAGTTGAAAATCCCGTTCAGGGAGAAATATACCTGGAGATGATTCCTAAAGAGACCTCCGCCGTAGTGTGGGGGAAAATAATAACTGCTGTCCGAGAAGGCGATTTTCTGCCTTTGTGGCAAAAGTATTACGATGAGGACGGAAACTTCATGAGAGAAATGGTATTCACAGAAATTGTAAATTTCGGATCGAGAGAAATACCTTCCACAATGGAGATAAGACCCCTGGACAAACCCGGAAACAGCACAGTTGTTCGTTTTATCGATATCGAATTCGACACAGACATTGACGAAGGGATATTTTCTCTGAGAAACCTGCAAAGAAATTGA
- a CDS encoding ABC transporter permease, giving the protein MKLILKIALRNVFRQKRRSLLTGMMMSVGFALFSTSIAWIDGSYNTIITNFTENKLGHLQIHVKGYLDSPSIYKRIKSAYALGDSILNIEGVRSWTPRILAGGLGMVGENTAAVQIIAVDPAREDLSSKLNKKVIEGSYLPDVNSKKVLIGKDLAKIISAEIGDTIVFLSQSADGSIANDQYEISGIVSTGNPSEDRIYCYMDIKDAWNLFYMQGSCHEISILINSIDDIENMKRKIGSILPEDLEIKTWKEFARSFYKAMQADRAGDMVFRIIIMLIISVGIFNSVLMAVLERTREYGLLKSLGMKPSEIFGLIYSELFILSSFSVFAGSVIATLAIWFLSYKGLTLGEGFSYGGMIFSELKATFSIRAFYEPLLLLVLSVAAVTFFPALKASNTDPIVSMRDF; this is encoded by the coding sequence TTGAAACTCATACTGAAAATCGCTCTGAGAAATGTTTTTCGTCAAAAGAGAAGATCCCTGTTGACCGGAATGATGATGAGCGTTGGATTCGCTCTTTTCTCAACAAGCATCGCGTGGATTGACGGATCCTATAATACCATAATAACAAATTTCACCGAGAACAAACTCGGGCACCTCCAGATCCACGTAAAGGGTTATCTTGATTCTCCGAGCATCTATAAAAGAATAAAATCGGCTTACGCTTTGGGAGATTCAATTCTAAATATAGAAGGAGTTAGGAGCTGGACTCCGAGAATTTTAGCCGGAGGCCTTGGCATGGTCGGTGAAAACACAGCGGCCGTGCAGATAATCGCCGTTGACCCTGCAAGAGAAGACCTCTCTTCCAAATTAAACAAAAAAGTTATAGAAGGCTCTTACCTGCCTGATGTAAACAGCAAAAAAGTTTTGATAGGAAAAGATTTGGCAAAAATTATTTCAGCCGAAATCGGCGACACAATAGTGTTTTTATCCCAGTCGGCGGATGGATCAATCGCCAATGATCAGTATGAAATATCAGGCATCGTATCTACAGGTAACCCTTCTGAAGACAGGATTTATTGCTACATGGATATCAAAGACGCCTGGAATCTTTTTTACATGCAAGGAAGCTGCCACGAGATATCGATACTGATCAATTCAATAGACGACATAGAGAATATGAAGAGGAAAATCGGCTCGATTCTGCCCGAAGACCTCGAAATTAAAACTTGGAAAGAATTCGCCAGGTCATTTTACAAAGCGATGCAAGCCGACAGGGCGGGGGACATGGTTTTCAGAATAATAATCATGCTGATAATATCAGTCGGGATATTCAATTCCGTTCTGATGGCTGTTTTGGAGAGGACCAGAGAATACGGGCTTCTGAAATCTCTCGGAATGAAACCTTCTGAAATCTTTGGTTTAATATACTCCGAGCTTTTCATACTCTCGTCATTCAGCGTCTTTGCCGGCTCCGTCATCGCAACCCTTGCAATTTGGTTTTTGTCTTACAAAGGATTGACGCTCGGAGAGGGATTTTCTTACGGAGGGATGATTTTCAGCGAATTGAAAGCCACATTTTCCATAAGGGCGTTTTACGAACCTTTGTTACTGCTGGTTTTATCTGTTGCCGCCGTGACTTTTTTCCCGGCTTTGAAAGCCTCCAATACCGACCCAATAGTCTCAATGAGAGATTTTTAG